Proteins encoded within one genomic window of Ranitomeya variabilis isolate aRanVar5 chromosome 4, aRanVar5.hap1, whole genome shotgun sequence:
- the ATN1 gene encoding atrophin-1 isoform X1 — protein MKTRQNKDSKMSMRSGRKKESVGPREERRARGRASPGAISTSSSDSKSEKGRPSAKKGRMDDSVPKNSKRERVKDSSESEGEAGKSQKKAKMESPEVPRPPPDEESLDGQSGNEDGGSDPRDIDQDNRSTSPSLHSGDSESDASSVPSPKSFPSLYRGPGSPPPPPSPVAENPVLPPPPQASQPPAPNEPQAARPYPALHLPQLYPSSVGMVKSGPTQTPQAKPPPTTPIAGLGSPRPLASPTALPPSLPTSSPSTASYPHVSHNLPPPPALRPLNASPGLPPQVGEKTSQPLPSSSCTLRYPPYPGQYPPGYPHQYPTQGKYGQPQPGPHPSWGQGGLNYGRNEGAPRYPQPSPQNGQIGGGQNPGGGFVAPHHSSTRAQSPHNNHPPHPMPSPATIQSPASQSSVPHPHGGSSVGQSQSPNHNSNNSHHPHILPNRGRSPTPQSGQPPAVAPQSSHHPPHVLPGGILSPSLHHQNNTQISAPGSGNGGGQSPVPPNTSQLSSQPPSTGGNLGYSTQVEPQNSQSTHTPYQNHSTSSGCHHPPNTQAYANYPFQGYKGAPPAAPPYKSGPPPPYKVGTLPVSTPPPVSTQSFKDSSPSAPTTAPPPAPPPAAPPPAPAPVQIKQEPIEECEAEGDSPVPPVNSPSPPPKIVDTPSHASQSARFNKHLDRGYNSCCRTDLYFVPLEGSKLSKKRTEQIERARRESEQRAREERDRERERERELERNVVRQKLESRSHDCPQLCPQPPHHHPSLALPSPSSAPPRPPHFEPPGTVAAVPPYLGPDTPALRTLSEYARPHVLSPAGRAPQHGHPPHHPFYLPLGDPLLAYNLPAVFASDPTRAERELRERLKPGYEMKPGELDPIHAATLSLPPPPHHQPPPQPPPSSAGVPHQMGLHHAFQYHHGQHSHAHALERERMVLGAAGAGPGAGPGGTGAAGGARGELAYAERLAAERQHAERVAALSGDPLTRLQMLNVTPHHHQHSHIHSHLHLHQQDAIHAASAAVHPLMDPLASGSHLTRIPYQAAALQNPLIPHPLHDSDVLRQQIFASPYRDLPSALSAPLSAAHQLQAMHAQSAELQRLALEQQHWLQAHHPLQGVPLPGQEDYYSHLKKETDKTL, from the exons ATGAAAACGCGACAGAATAAAGACTCG AAGATGTCGATGAGGAGCGGAAGGAAAAAGGAGAGCGTGGGTCCACGGGAGGAGCGCAGAGCGAGGGGGAGAGCCTCTCCCGGTGCAATCAGCACATCCAGTAGCGACAGCAAGAGCGAAAAGGGCCGACCAAGTGCAAAG AAGGGACGCATGGATGACTCTGTCCCTAAGAATAGTAAACGGGAAAGAGTAAAAGACTCCTCCGAGAGTGAGGGAGAAGCAGGGAAAAGTCAGAAGAAAGCTAAGATGGAG TCTCCTGAAGTTCCCCGTCCGCCTCCCGATGAAGAAAGCTTAGACGGGCAAAGCGGTAATGAAGATGGCGGGAGCGACCCCCGCGATAttgaccaggataaccgcagcacgTCTCCAAGCTTGCACAGCGGGGACAGTGAAAGTGATGCGTCTTCTGTCCCTTCACCAAAATCATTTCCTTCTCTGTACAGGGGCCctggttctcccccaccacctccttcACCAGTTGCTGAAAATCCTGTGTTGCCACCACCACCTCAGGCTTCTCAGCCACCTGCGCCGAATGAGCCTCAGGCTGCTAGACCATACCCAGCTCTCCATCTTCCACAATTATATCCCAGTAGTGTTGGGATGGTAAAATCTGGGCCTACACAGACTCCTCAAGCCAAGCCTCCACCCACCACCCCAATAGCAGGGTTGGGTTCTCCAAGGCCGTTGGCATCTCCTACAGCTCTCCCTCCCTCTTTACCCACCAGTTCTCCTTCCACAGCATCGTACCCCCATGTTTCCCACaacctgcctccacctccagctttgCGTCCCCTCAATGCATCTCCAGGACTGCCACCTCAGGTTGGAGAAAAAACTAGTCAACCTCTACCTTCGTCTTCTTGTACACTTCGATATCCTCCTTACCCAGGACAGTACCCACCTGGTTATCCTCATCAGTATCCTACACAAGGGAAATATGGACAACCTCAGCCAGGTCCCCATCCATCTTGGGGCCAAGGTGGACTAAATTATGGACGGAATGAAGGAGCCCCTCGCTACCCTCAACCGTCTCCTCAAAATGGACAAATAGGTGGAGGCCAGAACCCTGGAGGCGGATTCGTTGCCCCTCACCACAGCAGCACACGTGCTCAATCCCCTCATAATAACCACCCCCCACACCCAATGCCTTCACCGGCCACAATTCAATCTCCAGCATCCCAAAGCAGTGTTCCCCACCCTCATGGAGGGTCATCAGTTGGACAGAGTCAGTCTCCGAACCATAATTCAAATAACTCTCACCATCCTCATATTCTACCCAACAGAGGACGCTCTCCTACCCCACAAAGTGGCCAACCACCAGCGGTTGCTCCCCAATCCAGCCATCACCCCCCTCATGTTCTGCCTGGTGGAATTTTATCTCCAAGTTTACACCATCAGAACAACACTCAGATTTCAGCTCCTGGGTCTGGAAATGGTGGTGGACAATCACCTGTGCCCCCAAATACGTCTCAACTCTCATCACAGCCTCCATCTACAGGTGGGAATTTGGGTTACTCCACCCAAGTGGAGCCCCAGAATTCTCAATCAACACATACTCCTTATCAAAACCACTCAACTTCGTCTGGTTGCCATCATCCTCCAAACACTCAGGCTTATGCTAACTACCCATTCCAAGGCTACAAAGGAGCTCCTCCAGCAGCACCACCTTATAAAAGTGGGCCTCCGCCACCGTATAAGGTGGGAACTCTTCCTGTTTCAACTCCTCCACCTGTCTCCACCCAGAGCTTTAAAGACTCTTCACCTTCTGCTCCTACGACTGCACCCCCACCGGCTCCTCCACCTGCAGCTCCTCCACCAGCACCGGCTCCAGTACAGATAAAACAGGAGCCAATTGAGGAGTGCGAGGCAGAGGGTGATAGTCCTGTTCCTCCTGTCAACAGCCCTTCACCTCCACCCAAGATTGTGGACACACCAAGTCACGCCAGCCAATCTGCAAG GTTTAATAAACACCTGGATCGAGGCTACAACTCCTGCTGCCGGACCGATTTGTATTTTGTGCCCTTGGAAGGGTCAAAGCTTTCGAAGAAGCGAACGGAGCAGATAGAGAGAGCGCGACGAGAGAGCGAGCAGAGGGCCCGAGAAGAACGTGACCGAGAGCGTGAGCGGGAACGTGAACTGGAGAGGAACGTGGTAAGG CAAAAATTGGAGTCTCGGTCTCACGACTGTCCTCAGCTGTGTCCTcagccccctcatcaccatccctCTTTGGCCTTACCTTCTCCATCTTCTGCCCCACCTCGTCCACCTCACTTTGAGCCCCCCGGAACCGTAGCTGCTGTCCCTCCTTATTTAGGACCTGACACGCCTGCTCTTCGTACCTTAAGTGAATACGCTCGCCCTCATGTACTTTCACCAGCTGGGAGAGCACCTCAACATGGCCACCCTCCTCACCACCCATTCTATTTGCCGCTCGGAGATCCGCTCCTTGCATACAATTTGCCCGCTGTGTTCGCTAGTGACCCTACCAGGGCAGAAAGGGAGCTGCGAGAAAGGCTAAAACCTGGATATGAAATGAAACCAGGAGAGCTAGATCCTATTCATGCAGCTACACTTTCCCTGcctcctccaccacatcaccaaccCCCTCCTCAACCACCTCCCTCTAGTGCTGGTGTCCCTCACCAAATGGGATTGCACCACGCCTTCCAGTACCACCATGGGCAGCATTCTCACGCACATGCCCTGGAGAGGGAGAGGATGGTTCTGGGGGCCGCAGGAGCAGGGCCTGGAGCTGGACCCGGAGGCACAGGAGCAGCTGGAGGGGCCCGAGGGGAGCTCGCCTACGCTGAACGACTGGCCGCAGAACGACAGCACGCAGAGAGAGTGGCTGCACTAAGTGGTGACCCCTTGACCAGACTCCAAATGTTGAACGTTACCCCGCATCATCACCAGCATTCCCACATCCACTCACACCTACACTTACACCAGCAGGACGCCATACATGCAG CTTCTGCCGCCGTGCACCCACTGATGGATCCACTCGCGTCAGGTTCCCACCTGACACGGATCCCGTACCAGGCAGCCGCCCTCCAAAATCCCCTGATTCCTCACCCTCTGCATGATAGCGATGTCCTCCGACAGCAGATATTTG CCTCTCCTTACAGAGACCTCCCTTCGGCTCTTTCCGCCCCGCTCTCAGCCGCTCACCAGTTACAGGCCATGCACGCTCAGTCTGCAGAGCTTCAGCGCCTGGCCCTGGAGCAGCAGCACTGGCTGCAGGCCCATCACCCTCTGCAGGGAGTACCCCTTCCTGGACAAGAAGACTATTACAG TCACTTGAAGAAAGAAACTGATAAAACCCTGTAA
- the ATN1 gene encoding atrophin-1 isoform X3 — translation MKTRQNKDSKMSMRSGRKKESVGPREERRARGRASPGAISTSSSDSKSEKGRPSAKKGRMDDSVPKNSKRERVKDSSESEGEAGKSQKKAKMESPEVPRPPPDEESLDGQSGNEDGGSDPRDIDQDNRSTSPSLHSGDSESDASSVPSPKSFPSLYRGPGSPPPPPSPVAENPVLPPPPQASQPPAPNEPQAARPYPALHLPQLYPSSVGMVKSGPTQTPQAKPPPTTPIAGLGSPRPLASPTALPPSLPTSSPSTASYPHVSHNLPPPPALRPLNASPGLPPQVGEKTSQPLPSSSCTLRYPPYPGQYPPGYPHQYPTQGKYGQPQPGPHPSWGQGGLNYGRNEGAPRYPQPSPQNGQIGGGQNPGGGFVAPHHSSTRAQSPHNNHPPHPMPSPATIQSPASQSSVPHPHGGSSVGQSQSPNHNSNNSHHPHILPNRGRSPTPQSGQPPAVAPQSSHHPPHVLPGGILSPSLHHQNNTQISAPGSGNGGGQSPVPPNTSQLSSQPPSTGGNLGYSTQVEPQNSQSTHTPYQNHSTSSGCHHPPNTQAYANYPFQGYKGAPPAAPPYKSGPPPPYKVGTLPVSTPPPVSTQSFKDSSPSAPTTAPPPAPPPAAPPPAPAPVQIKQEPIEECEAEGDSPVPPVNSPSPPPKIVDTPSHASQSARFNKHLDRGYNSCCRTDLYFVPLEGSKLSKKRTEQIERARRESEQRAREERDRERERERELERNVQKLESRSHDCPQLCPQPPHHHPSLALPSPSSAPPRPPHFEPPGTVAAVPPYLGPDTPALRTLSEYARPHVLSPAGRAPQHGHPPHHPFYLPLGDPLLAYNLPAVFASDPTRAERELRERLKPGYEMKPGELDPIHAATLSLPPPPHHQPPPQPPPSSAGVPHQMGLHHAFQYHHGQHSHAHALERERMVLGAAGAGPGAGPGGTGAAGGARGELAYAERLAAERQHAERVAALSGDPLTRLQMLNVTPHHHQHSHIHSHLHLHQQDAIHAASAAVHPLMDPLASGSHLTRIPYQAAALQNPLIPHPLHDSDVLRQQIFASPYRDLPSALSAPLSAAHQLQAMHAQSAELQRLALEQQHWLQAHHPLQGVPLPGQEDYYSHLKKETDKTL, via the exons ATGAAAACGCGACAGAATAAAGACTCG AAGATGTCGATGAGGAGCGGAAGGAAAAAGGAGAGCGTGGGTCCACGGGAGGAGCGCAGAGCGAGGGGGAGAGCCTCTCCCGGTGCAATCAGCACATCCAGTAGCGACAGCAAGAGCGAAAAGGGCCGACCAAGTGCAAAG AAGGGACGCATGGATGACTCTGTCCCTAAGAATAGTAAACGGGAAAGAGTAAAAGACTCCTCCGAGAGTGAGGGAGAAGCAGGGAAAAGTCAGAAGAAAGCTAAGATGGAG TCTCCTGAAGTTCCCCGTCCGCCTCCCGATGAAGAAAGCTTAGACGGGCAAAGCGGTAATGAAGATGGCGGGAGCGACCCCCGCGATAttgaccaggataaccgcagcacgTCTCCAAGCTTGCACAGCGGGGACAGTGAAAGTGATGCGTCTTCTGTCCCTTCACCAAAATCATTTCCTTCTCTGTACAGGGGCCctggttctcccccaccacctccttcACCAGTTGCTGAAAATCCTGTGTTGCCACCACCACCTCAGGCTTCTCAGCCACCTGCGCCGAATGAGCCTCAGGCTGCTAGACCATACCCAGCTCTCCATCTTCCACAATTATATCCCAGTAGTGTTGGGATGGTAAAATCTGGGCCTACACAGACTCCTCAAGCCAAGCCTCCACCCACCACCCCAATAGCAGGGTTGGGTTCTCCAAGGCCGTTGGCATCTCCTACAGCTCTCCCTCCCTCTTTACCCACCAGTTCTCCTTCCACAGCATCGTACCCCCATGTTTCCCACaacctgcctccacctccagctttgCGTCCCCTCAATGCATCTCCAGGACTGCCACCTCAGGTTGGAGAAAAAACTAGTCAACCTCTACCTTCGTCTTCTTGTACACTTCGATATCCTCCTTACCCAGGACAGTACCCACCTGGTTATCCTCATCAGTATCCTACACAAGGGAAATATGGACAACCTCAGCCAGGTCCCCATCCATCTTGGGGCCAAGGTGGACTAAATTATGGACGGAATGAAGGAGCCCCTCGCTACCCTCAACCGTCTCCTCAAAATGGACAAATAGGTGGAGGCCAGAACCCTGGAGGCGGATTCGTTGCCCCTCACCACAGCAGCACACGTGCTCAATCCCCTCATAATAACCACCCCCCACACCCAATGCCTTCACCGGCCACAATTCAATCTCCAGCATCCCAAAGCAGTGTTCCCCACCCTCATGGAGGGTCATCAGTTGGACAGAGTCAGTCTCCGAACCATAATTCAAATAACTCTCACCATCCTCATATTCTACCCAACAGAGGACGCTCTCCTACCCCACAAAGTGGCCAACCACCAGCGGTTGCTCCCCAATCCAGCCATCACCCCCCTCATGTTCTGCCTGGTGGAATTTTATCTCCAAGTTTACACCATCAGAACAACACTCAGATTTCAGCTCCTGGGTCTGGAAATGGTGGTGGACAATCACCTGTGCCCCCAAATACGTCTCAACTCTCATCACAGCCTCCATCTACAGGTGGGAATTTGGGTTACTCCACCCAAGTGGAGCCCCAGAATTCTCAATCAACACATACTCCTTATCAAAACCACTCAACTTCGTCTGGTTGCCATCATCCTCCAAACACTCAGGCTTATGCTAACTACCCATTCCAAGGCTACAAAGGAGCTCCTCCAGCAGCACCACCTTATAAAAGTGGGCCTCCGCCACCGTATAAGGTGGGAACTCTTCCTGTTTCAACTCCTCCACCTGTCTCCACCCAGAGCTTTAAAGACTCTTCACCTTCTGCTCCTACGACTGCACCCCCACCGGCTCCTCCACCTGCAGCTCCTCCACCAGCACCGGCTCCAGTACAGATAAAACAGGAGCCAATTGAGGAGTGCGAGGCAGAGGGTGATAGTCCTGTTCCTCCTGTCAACAGCCCTTCACCTCCACCCAAGATTGTGGACACACCAAGTCACGCCAGCCAATCTGCAAG GTTTAATAAACACCTGGATCGAGGCTACAACTCCTGCTGCCGGACCGATTTGTATTTTGTGCCCTTGGAAGGGTCAAAGCTTTCGAAGAAGCGAACGGAGCAGATAGAGAGAGCGCGACGAGAGAGCGAGCAGAGGGCCCGAGAAGAACGTGACCGAGAGCGTGAGCGGGAACGTGAACTGGAGAGGAACGTG CAAAAATTGGAGTCTCGGTCTCACGACTGTCCTCAGCTGTGTCCTcagccccctcatcaccatccctCTTTGGCCTTACCTTCTCCATCTTCTGCCCCACCTCGTCCACCTCACTTTGAGCCCCCCGGAACCGTAGCTGCTGTCCCTCCTTATTTAGGACCTGACACGCCTGCTCTTCGTACCTTAAGTGAATACGCTCGCCCTCATGTACTTTCACCAGCTGGGAGAGCACCTCAACATGGCCACCCTCCTCACCACCCATTCTATTTGCCGCTCGGAGATCCGCTCCTTGCATACAATTTGCCCGCTGTGTTCGCTAGTGACCCTACCAGGGCAGAAAGGGAGCTGCGAGAAAGGCTAAAACCTGGATATGAAATGAAACCAGGAGAGCTAGATCCTATTCATGCAGCTACACTTTCCCTGcctcctccaccacatcaccaaccCCCTCCTCAACCACCTCCCTCTAGTGCTGGTGTCCCTCACCAAATGGGATTGCACCACGCCTTCCAGTACCACCATGGGCAGCATTCTCACGCACATGCCCTGGAGAGGGAGAGGATGGTTCTGGGGGCCGCAGGAGCAGGGCCTGGAGCTGGACCCGGAGGCACAGGAGCAGCTGGAGGGGCCCGAGGGGAGCTCGCCTACGCTGAACGACTGGCCGCAGAACGACAGCACGCAGAGAGAGTGGCTGCACTAAGTGGTGACCCCTTGACCAGACTCCAAATGTTGAACGTTACCCCGCATCATCACCAGCATTCCCACATCCACTCACACCTACACTTACACCAGCAGGACGCCATACATGCAG CTTCTGCCGCCGTGCACCCACTGATGGATCCACTCGCGTCAGGTTCCCACCTGACACGGATCCCGTACCAGGCAGCCGCCCTCCAAAATCCCCTGATTCCTCACCCTCTGCATGATAGCGATGTCCTCCGACAGCAGATATTTG CCTCTCCTTACAGAGACCTCCCTTCGGCTCTTTCCGCCCCGCTCTCAGCCGCTCACCAGTTACAGGCCATGCACGCTCAGTCTGCAGAGCTTCAGCGCCTGGCCCTGGAGCAGCAGCACTGGCTGCAGGCCCATCACCCTCTGCAGGGAGTACCCCTTCCTGGACAAGAAGACTATTACAG TCACTTGAAGAAAGAAACTGATAAAACCCTGTAA
- the ATN1 gene encoding atrophin-1 isoform X4, translated as MKTRQNKDSMSMRSGRKKESVGPREERRARGRASPGAISTSSSDSKSEKGRPSAKKGRMDDSVPKNSKRERVKDSSESEGEAGKSQKKAKMESPEVPRPPPDEESLDGQSGNEDGGSDPRDIDQDNRSTSPSLHSGDSESDASSVPSPKSFPSLYRGPGSPPPPPSPVAENPVLPPPPQASQPPAPNEPQAARPYPALHLPQLYPSSVGMVKSGPTQTPQAKPPPTTPIAGLGSPRPLASPTALPPSLPTSSPSTASYPHVSHNLPPPPALRPLNASPGLPPQVGEKTSQPLPSSSCTLRYPPYPGQYPPGYPHQYPTQGKYGQPQPGPHPSWGQGGLNYGRNEGAPRYPQPSPQNGQIGGGQNPGGGFVAPHHSSTRAQSPHNNHPPHPMPSPATIQSPASQSSVPHPHGGSSVGQSQSPNHNSNNSHHPHILPNRGRSPTPQSGQPPAVAPQSSHHPPHVLPGGILSPSLHHQNNTQISAPGSGNGGGQSPVPPNTSQLSSQPPSTGGNLGYSTQVEPQNSQSTHTPYQNHSTSSGCHHPPNTQAYANYPFQGYKGAPPAAPPYKSGPPPPYKVGTLPVSTPPPVSTQSFKDSSPSAPTTAPPPAPPPAAPPPAPAPVQIKQEPIEECEAEGDSPVPPVNSPSPPPKIVDTPSHASQSARFNKHLDRGYNSCCRTDLYFVPLEGSKLSKKRTEQIERARRESEQRAREERDRERERERELERNVQKLESRSHDCPQLCPQPPHHHPSLALPSPSSAPPRPPHFEPPGTVAAVPPYLGPDTPALRTLSEYARPHVLSPAGRAPQHGHPPHHPFYLPLGDPLLAYNLPAVFASDPTRAERELRERLKPGYEMKPGELDPIHAATLSLPPPPHHQPPPQPPPSSAGVPHQMGLHHAFQYHHGQHSHAHALERERMVLGAAGAGPGAGPGGTGAAGGARGELAYAERLAAERQHAERVAALSGDPLTRLQMLNVTPHHHQHSHIHSHLHLHQQDAIHAASAAVHPLMDPLASGSHLTRIPYQAAALQNPLIPHPLHDSDVLRQQIFASPYRDLPSALSAPLSAAHQLQAMHAQSAELQRLALEQQHWLQAHHPLQGVPLPGQEDYYSHLKKETDKTL; from the exons ATGAAAACGCGACAGAATAAAGACTCG ATGTCGATGAGGAGCGGAAGGAAAAAGGAGAGCGTGGGTCCACGGGAGGAGCGCAGAGCGAGGGGGAGAGCCTCTCCCGGTGCAATCAGCACATCCAGTAGCGACAGCAAGAGCGAAAAGGGCCGACCAAGTGCAAAG AAGGGACGCATGGATGACTCTGTCCCTAAGAATAGTAAACGGGAAAGAGTAAAAGACTCCTCCGAGAGTGAGGGAGAAGCAGGGAAAAGTCAGAAGAAAGCTAAGATGGAG TCTCCTGAAGTTCCCCGTCCGCCTCCCGATGAAGAAAGCTTAGACGGGCAAAGCGGTAATGAAGATGGCGGGAGCGACCCCCGCGATAttgaccaggataaccgcagcacgTCTCCAAGCTTGCACAGCGGGGACAGTGAAAGTGATGCGTCTTCTGTCCCTTCACCAAAATCATTTCCTTCTCTGTACAGGGGCCctggttctcccccaccacctccttcACCAGTTGCTGAAAATCCTGTGTTGCCACCACCACCTCAGGCTTCTCAGCCACCTGCGCCGAATGAGCCTCAGGCTGCTAGACCATACCCAGCTCTCCATCTTCCACAATTATATCCCAGTAGTGTTGGGATGGTAAAATCTGGGCCTACACAGACTCCTCAAGCCAAGCCTCCACCCACCACCCCAATAGCAGGGTTGGGTTCTCCAAGGCCGTTGGCATCTCCTACAGCTCTCCCTCCCTCTTTACCCACCAGTTCTCCTTCCACAGCATCGTACCCCCATGTTTCCCACaacctgcctccacctccagctttgCGTCCCCTCAATGCATCTCCAGGACTGCCACCTCAGGTTGGAGAAAAAACTAGTCAACCTCTACCTTCGTCTTCTTGTACACTTCGATATCCTCCTTACCCAGGACAGTACCCACCTGGTTATCCTCATCAGTATCCTACACAAGGGAAATATGGACAACCTCAGCCAGGTCCCCATCCATCTTGGGGCCAAGGTGGACTAAATTATGGACGGAATGAAGGAGCCCCTCGCTACCCTCAACCGTCTCCTCAAAATGGACAAATAGGTGGAGGCCAGAACCCTGGAGGCGGATTCGTTGCCCCTCACCACAGCAGCACACGTGCTCAATCCCCTCATAATAACCACCCCCCACACCCAATGCCTTCACCGGCCACAATTCAATCTCCAGCATCCCAAAGCAGTGTTCCCCACCCTCATGGAGGGTCATCAGTTGGACAGAGTCAGTCTCCGAACCATAATTCAAATAACTCTCACCATCCTCATATTCTACCCAACAGAGGACGCTCTCCTACCCCACAAAGTGGCCAACCACCAGCGGTTGCTCCCCAATCCAGCCATCACCCCCCTCATGTTCTGCCTGGTGGAATTTTATCTCCAAGTTTACACCATCAGAACAACACTCAGATTTCAGCTCCTGGGTCTGGAAATGGTGGTGGACAATCACCTGTGCCCCCAAATACGTCTCAACTCTCATCACAGCCTCCATCTACAGGTGGGAATTTGGGTTACTCCACCCAAGTGGAGCCCCAGAATTCTCAATCAACACATACTCCTTATCAAAACCACTCAACTTCGTCTGGTTGCCATCATCCTCCAAACACTCAGGCTTATGCTAACTACCCATTCCAAGGCTACAAAGGAGCTCCTCCAGCAGCACCACCTTATAAAAGTGGGCCTCCGCCACCGTATAAGGTGGGAACTCTTCCTGTTTCAACTCCTCCACCTGTCTCCACCCAGAGCTTTAAAGACTCTTCACCTTCTGCTCCTACGACTGCACCCCCACCGGCTCCTCCACCTGCAGCTCCTCCACCAGCACCGGCTCCAGTACAGATAAAACAGGAGCCAATTGAGGAGTGCGAGGCAGAGGGTGATAGTCCTGTTCCTCCTGTCAACAGCCCTTCACCTCCACCCAAGATTGTGGACACACCAAGTCACGCCAGCCAATCTGCAAG GTTTAATAAACACCTGGATCGAGGCTACAACTCCTGCTGCCGGACCGATTTGTATTTTGTGCCCTTGGAAGGGTCAAAGCTTTCGAAGAAGCGAACGGAGCAGATAGAGAGAGCGCGACGAGAGAGCGAGCAGAGGGCCCGAGAAGAACGTGACCGAGAGCGTGAGCGGGAACGTGAACTGGAGAGGAACGTG CAAAAATTGGAGTCTCGGTCTCACGACTGTCCTCAGCTGTGTCCTcagccccctcatcaccatccctCTTTGGCCTTACCTTCTCCATCTTCTGCCCCACCTCGTCCACCTCACTTTGAGCCCCCCGGAACCGTAGCTGCTGTCCCTCCTTATTTAGGACCTGACACGCCTGCTCTTCGTACCTTAAGTGAATACGCTCGCCCTCATGTACTTTCACCAGCTGGGAGAGCACCTCAACATGGCCACCCTCCTCACCACCCATTCTATTTGCCGCTCGGAGATCCGCTCCTTGCATACAATTTGCCCGCTGTGTTCGCTAGTGACCCTACCAGGGCAGAAAGGGAGCTGCGAGAAAGGCTAAAACCTGGATATGAAATGAAACCAGGAGAGCTAGATCCTATTCATGCAGCTACACTTTCCCTGcctcctccaccacatcaccaaccCCCTCCTCAACCACCTCCCTCTAGTGCTGGTGTCCCTCACCAAATGGGATTGCACCACGCCTTCCAGTACCACCATGGGCAGCATTCTCACGCACATGCCCTGGAGAGGGAGAGGATGGTTCTGGGGGCCGCAGGAGCAGGGCCTGGAGCTGGACCCGGAGGCACAGGAGCAGCTGGAGGGGCCCGAGGGGAGCTCGCCTACGCTGAACGACTGGCCGCAGAACGACAGCACGCAGAGAGAGTGGCTGCACTAAGTGGTGACCCCTTGACCAGACTCCAAATGTTGAACGTTACCCCGCATCATCACCAGCATTCCCACATCCACTCACACCTACACTTACACCAGCAGGACGCCATACATGCAG CTTCTGCCGCCGTGCACCCACTGATGGATCCACTCGCGTCAGGTTCCCACCTGACACGGATCCCGTACCAGGCAGCCGCCCTCCAAAATCCCCTGATTCCTCACCCTCTGCATGATAGCGATGTCCTCCGACAGCAGATATTTG CCTCTCCTTACAGAGACCTCCCTTCGGCTCTTTCCGCCCCGCTCTCAGCCGCTCACCAGTTACAGGCCATGCACGCTCAGTCTGCAGAGCTTCAGCGCCTGGCCCTGGAGCAGCAGCACTGGCTGCAGGCCCATCACCCTCTGCAGGGAGTACCCCTTCCTGGACAAGAAGACTATTACAG TCACTTGAAGAAAGAAACTGATAAAACCCTGTAA